GTTCGCCAAGCAATGGTGCAACAACAACAGCGCTGGGGACAAAAGGGCGGTCTAGTTGCTGAAGGTCGGGACATTGGTACCACCGTTTTTCCGGATGCTGACCTAAAAATCTTCTTGACGGCTTCTGTCCAAGAGCGAGCGCGACGACGGCAACAGGACTTTCAAGAGCAAGGTTTGGCAGACGTGAGTTTGGAGCAGCTAGAACGGGATATTGCTGAGCGCGATTGGAAAGATAGCACCCGTGAAGTTGCCCCCTTACAAAAAGCAGCGGATGCGATTGAGATTCAAACCGACAGTCTTGGCGTTGCTGAAGTCGCGGCTAAAATTGTTGACTGCTATTACAAGCGCTTGTCTCATCGTTAAGCTAAATACTGAGTTCAGATTTTTTATGTAACTTAGGGAGTGAGCGATCGCTCACTCATGTCCTTCTTTATTAGCAAATTTCTCTATTAGGCATTAAAAGCTGGAATTTGGCTGTTTTTATGGATATTTTTGGATAAATAAACCATTAATTTTTATTTCACTTCGTTTTTCAACAGAAATCTGATGAATACTAACCCTATAGATAGGTGATCCAACTGATGAAATAGCTCTAAGTTGGAAAGCGCTTACGTAAGGAACTCACACAATGGCATTTGAACTTCCACCTTTACCTTATAACTACGACGCTCTAGAGCCGTACATCGACTCTCAGACAATGCAGTTGCATCATGATATGCACCATCAGGCTTACGTCAACAATCTCAACTCAGCGGTAGAAAAATACTCTGATTTGCAATCAAAAAGTCCAGACGAATTGATCCGCGAGTTGAACAGCGTACCCGAGGATGTACGTACAACCGTACGTAACAATGGTGGTGGACACCTAAACCACACGATGTTCTGGCAAATCATGGCACCTAATGCTGGTGGTGAGCCAACGGGTGCGATTGCCGAATTGATTACGAACAACTTTGGCGACTTTGAAACTTTCAAGCAAAAATTCAATGATGCTGGGACGAAACAATTCGGCAGTGGCTGGGTTTGGTTAGTTCGTAGCAGCGACGGCAAATTTGAGGTCATGAGTACGCCAAACCAGGACAGCCCAACAACACAAGGCCACTTCCCGATTATGGGAAATGATGTTTGGGAACATGCCTACTATCTCAAGTATCAGAATAAACGTGCAGAGTACCTGAAGCAGTGGTGGAACGTTGTCAATTGGAACGAGATTAACAAGCGGTTGGAGATGGCACGTTAAACCATCGGTTACTCGGCTAGCATTAGAGAACAGTCGCGTTTAGCATCGTGGCTGTTTTTATTATGGTTGTGCCATGCTCGCAGCTTGTTGCTGCACGCTGATCAAATTATGGATAGTAAAGAACTAGCGCAGTATATTGAAGCAATAGATGGGATTTCCAAGCCTTGGTTGTTAGTACAACTGCGCCTAAAGAAGCTCCAAGAGCGCTCCCACATCCTTTCGTCAGAAGAATATGCAACGGAGTTGGCAGACATTACTCAAGACTTAATGAATTTGGGTGAGTGGTGGCTGGGGATCGAGGAAGAAGTATTTGGCCGGTAATTATTCTTATATATATAGATATAGCAATCCTAAATAACTTGTGAGATGTGGGATGGGCATCTTAACCTGTGCAGGCTGGAAGCCTGCCCCACAAATCAAATTAGATTGCTATATATAGCAACCCGGTAGGTTTTTCAGCCTAGCTTTATATGCCTAAAACAAAGAAGACTGCCACAGAAATTGATTTGAGTGATTCGCAATATTACTTCAACCGCGAGTTGAGCTGGTTAGAGTTTAACAACCGGGTTTTGTATGAAGCCTGCGATCCGCGATCGCCTCTATTGGAACGCCTCAAGTTTTTGGCAATCTTCAGCTCCAACTTAGATGAATTTTTTATGGTGCGCGTTGCTGCTTTGAAGCAACAAGTAGAAGCCAAGGTGAGCAAATTAACCCCAGATGGTCGCACACCTCAAGAACAACTAGAGGAAATTAGCCAACGCTTGCGTCCGCTTGTAGTGCAACAGCATCGGCACTTTGAGCAAGTGCTAAGACCGGCGCTAGCGCGAGAAGGTATTCACCTACTTGACTACATCGACCTGAATCAGGAACAGCGAACCTACCTGCAAGGCTACTTTGAGGAGCAAATCTTTCCAGTGCTGACACCGCTGGCAGTTGATCCGAGCCATCCGTTCCCCCACATCTCCAATCTCAGCCTGAATCTGGCAGTGGCGATCAAGAATCCAGAAACCGAAGAAGAATTATTCGCGCGGGTTAAAGTCCCCAAAGTCCTGCCCCGATTTTTGCCGTTGCCGGAGGAACTGCGTCTCCAGCATAAAGGCAAAGCAGCTAACTGGACTGGCGTACCCTTAGAACAGGTGATTGCTCATAATCTAGAAACGCTGTTTCCAGGAATGGATATTCAGGAATATCATTCTTTCCGAATTACTCGTGACGCTGACCTAGAACTGGAAGAGGATGAAGCAGATGACCTAATGCTGGCGATCGAGCAGGAACTCCGCAAGCGGCGCGTTGGTGGTTCTACAGTCAGGTTAGAAATTCAATCCCAAATGCCTGAGTCGGTGCGTGGTAGGTTGGTGCGGGAATTGGATTTGTCAGAGAGAGACGTTTACGAAGTAGATGGACTGCTAGGACTGGGGGATCTAATGTCATTTATGGCATTGCCACTCCCTGAACTAAAAGATCCACCCTGGAAGTCTGTAGTACCTCCACGCCTGCAAAAAATCACCACTCCCCTTGCCAACCCAGATGCGCTGGAAACGGAGGAAGGGAAAGATTTTTTCGCTGTGATTCGCGAGCAGGATTTACTGGTACACCATCCTTATCATTCTTTTTCCTCCACAGTGCTGCGCTTCATTACTCATGCTGCCTATGACCCAGATGTGCTGGCAATCAAAATGACGCTTTACCGCACCTCTGGAGACTCACCAATTCTCAATGCACTGATTACAGCGGCAGAAAATGGCAAGCAAGTGGCAGTTCTAATGGAACTGAAGGCTCGGTTTGATGAAGAGAATAATATTTACTGGGCGCGGCGGTTAGAAGGAGTGGGGGTGCATGTCGTTTATGGGGTTGCCGGTCTGAAGACCCACTGTAAAACGGTAATGGTAGTGCGTCGGGAGGCAGACCGCATCCGCCGCTACGTTCACATTGGCACTGGCAACTATAACCCGAAGACAGCTCGGATTTACACCGATTTGGGATTATTTAGCTGCCGAGAAGATTTGGGAGCTGATCTAACCGATTTGTTTAATTATTTGACCGGCTATTCACGGCAACAGGCTTATCGCAAATTATTGGTAGCACCCGTGAATTTACGCGATCGCATGCTTGACCTGATCTGCCGCGAGATCGAACATTGCCAGAACGGTTCCTCGGGACGCATTGTTGCCAAGATGAATGCGTTGGTAGATCCGCAAATGATTGCTACTTTATACAAAGCCTCACGCGCTGGGGTGCAAATTGACTTAATCGTGCGTGGGATGTGCTGTTTATGTCCTGGTGTTAAAGAATTAAGTGAAAATATTCGCGTCATCAGTATCGTAGGTCGCTTTCTAGAACACTCCCGCATTTACTACTTTCATAACCAAGGACAAGAAGAGATTTACATTGGTAGTGCTGATTGGATGCCTCGCAATCTCGATCGACGAGTTGAGGCAATTACGCCGATTGACGACCCAGACATTGCCAAGGATCTACAAGAAATTCTTGGTACTATGTTGGCAGATAACCGCCAAGCATGGGATTTACAGCCAGATGGACGTTATATCCAGCGGCGACCTGCTGCCGACTGTCCGCAATCTAGCTCTCAAAAAATTTTGATGGAACTGGCGCTACAATCGGCTGGCGTCACCTAAGCCCTGAGGAAAACTGGTTATATCAAACAAGCCGGGTAACTTTGTTGCGATCGCCCACGTTTCCCGAAGTTGAGGTAGAACTGGAGCGACGGCTGATGCTACAACACATTCGCTCTCAACAAGAGCAGCCTTTTAGTATCGCCTTCGAGCAGCTGCGGCAAGCAATCTACCAAAATCACCCCTATGCCTCCTCAGGTTTAGGTTGGGAACCAACGGTGTCGCAACTGACTCGCGCTGACCTCCAGCAGTATCATCAAACATATTTCCGCCCGGATAATGTAGTGATTAGTCTCGCTGGTCGAGTAACACTGGCAGATGCTGTTACCTGGGTAGAAAAATTTTTTGGTGACTGGCAGGCACCGCCAACACCGTTACCTACTCTAATACTGCCGGCCCTAAAGCCTCAGCCTTACCAGACGATGACGGCCCAACAGACGCAGCAATCTGTTGTCATGCTAGGCTATCTGGCTCCAGCGGTACAAAAGGCTGATTATACAGCTTTGAAGTTACTAGCCACCTATTTAGGGAATGGGCTTTCCAGTCGTTTGTTTGTGGAATTGCGGGAGAAGCGGGGCTTAGCTTATGACGTTTCAGCATTTTACCCCACACGCCTAGAACCAGCGATGTTTGTAGTCTATATCGGTACAGCGCCAGAAAATACGGCGATCGCGATGGAAGGACTTTTGACAGAAGTTAACCGATTGTGTAGTACTCAACTAAGCGAAGATAACCTCCAGACAGCCAAAAACAAGTTACTGGGTCAGTACGCCTTGGGCAAACAGACTAATGGACAAATCGCGCAGGGGTTTGGTTGGTATGAAACTCTGGGGTTGGGCATTGAGTTTGATACCCGATTTCAGCAAGAGGTTAGCGATGTCAATGTAACTGATGCTCAGCAAGCAGCGTGCCGATATTTGCTCGAACCTTATATATCTATAGTTGGTCCAGAGGAAGCTCTTAAGAGCTTAGCCGCACCAGCCACTATCTAGTTCTCAGTATTTGTTGATGATCGATCAAATTCGAGGCTAAACACTGCAAAGTAACTCTTAGCCTCTCAAATATTAAGCTTAGCAACAAAATCCTTCTAATTTTTGTATCTTATGCCGATTTCCCCCTTAGGCGTGTTGTATGCTACAGAACACCTAATCTGAGAAAAGTTTTTCTAGGGGGCATATATGCGTTGGCGGCAGAAGGTTTCGCTGTTTGTCCTGATGCTTGTCGCTAGTTTAGCTGCTGTCCTGCTATCAACTAGCTTGATGCAACCGCAGGCTACTCTAGCCACTGAAGCCCTGCTTCAGCCCGCCCCAACCCAGCCATTAGGCTACTACGACTACTTTGGGAAATTACTCAGTCCACAAGAGGCAGAACAGCTTGCTCGCCAACAAGGACTTGATCCAAGCGCTCCAGGGTCTTTTCAGCGGCTCGGAGCAGTCCAGATCACCCAGCAATTGCTGGATAGCGGCGAGAATATATTCTTCAACCGTAAGATTGGCGATACATTCGGTCTTCAGAGGGTATTTGGATTTGCTCCAGGCGTTGTTCGAATTACCCCAGAGCTACTTAAAGCAATTGTTGATTTGCATGGTAAACCAACTACCAATTTGCGTATTACTCTACAGAAAGATTTAAAGTTAGGTAGCCAGGTTTATCCCAAGGGAAGTGTGATCGATACTGGACTCGACATAGAGAGGAAAGCCCTTTTTCCCCTAGGACTAAAGCTCGATGGCAACATCACTTGTGCAGTATGTCATGTTGTTGTATCTCCGAATGGTAAACGCCTCAAGGGAGTGCCCAACGGCGATCTCAATATTCGTTTTTTGATTGCTCTAGCACCGAATTCAGCGGCAGGCTTTGCTCGCTTGAACCTCAACCCCCTTGACCCCCAATACCAAGGCAACGGTAAGACAATCATCGATAGTCGTAACCAATTAGTTACTCTGCCCGATCCCAAAAAGTTTGAGGCTGCCTTCGACGATGCCGTACTTGATGTGCCTGTGGGTAATTTCGAGAGTTCACCGGATCGCATCAACAACACCACTCAAATCCCTAGTATCTTCACTTTTAAAAATAATCCCTACTTAGTTGATGGTCAGTTCGCAGTAGGTCCTTTCGCTGGACTAAGCGCGATTAACAATGCAGTTCACTCCTCTGAGGTCAATTTGCTGGCAGCAGCCCAACTGAGTGCTGAAACTATCGGCATCGATCCTGAAGTTTATCTGGGTGTTGTCCTCCAGAATGCTACAGATCCGC
This window of the Chroococcidiopsis sp. CCMEE 29 genome carries:
- the ppk1 gene encoding polyphosphate kinase 1, whose amino-acid sequence is MPKTKKTATEIDLSDSQYYFNRELSWLEFNNRVLYEACDPRSPLLERLKFLAIFSSNLDEFFMVRVAALKQQVEAKVSKLTPDGRTPQEQLEEISQRLRPLVVQQHRHFEQVLRPALAREGIHLLDYIDLNQEQRTYLQGYFEEQIFPVLTPLAVDPSHPFPHISNLSLNLAVAIKNPETEEELFARVKVPKVLPRFLPLPEELRLQHKGKAANWTGVPLEQVIAHNLETLFPGMDIQEYHSFRITRDADLELEEDEADDLMLAIEQELRKRRVGGSTVRLEIQSQMPESVRGRLVRELDLSERDVYEVDGLLGLGDLMSFMALPLPELKDPPWKSVVPPRLQKITTPLANPDALETEEGKDFFAVIREQDLLVHHPYHSFSSTVLRFITHAAYDPDVLAIKMTLYRTSGDSPILNALITAAENGKQVAVLMELKARFDEENNIYWARRLEGVGVHVVYGVAGLKTHCKTVMVVRREADRIRRYVHIGTGNYNPKTARIYTDLGLFSCREDLGADLTDLFNYLTGYSRQQAYRKLLVAPVNLRDRMLDLICREIEHCQNGSSGRIVAKMNALVDPQMIATLYKASRAGVQIDLIVRGMCCLCPGVKELSENIRVISIVGRFLEHSRIYYFHNQGQEEIYIGSADWMPRNLDRRVEAITPIDDPDIAKDLQEILGTMLADNRQAWDLQPDGRYIQRRPAADCPQSSSQKILMELALQSAGVT
- a CDS encoding superoxide dismutase translates to MAFELPPLPYNYDALEPYIDSQTMQLHHDMHHQAYVNNLNSAVEKYSDLQSKSPDELIRELNSVPEDVRTTVRNNGGGHLNHTMFWQIMAPNAGGEPTGAIAELITNNFGDFETFKQKFNDAGTKQFGSGWVWLVRSSDGKFEVMSTPNQDSPTTQGHFPIMGNDVWEHAYYLKYQNKRAEYLKQWWNVVNWNEINKRLEMAR